The region CGCCTCCCCCCAACCATCCCTCTAAACTGGCGACCCCCCTGAAATTCTCCGGCGAACCTGCATCATCCCCAACCcctaaggccttgttcggttaaTCCCCATCACAAGGGGATTGGAGAGGATTGAAGGGGTTTGATGTGAATTTTGACTTGCTGGGGATTTAATCCCTGCCAATCTGCTCCAAACCCCTTGAAACCCTGTggaaccgaacaaggcctaaggGAGACAAAGGGGGAAGCTGCTANNNNNNNNNNNNNNNNNNNNNNNNNNNNNNNNNNNNNNNNNNNNNNNNNNNNNNNNNNNNNNNNNNNNNNNNNNNNNNNNNNNNNNNNNNNNNNNNNNNNNNNNNNNNNNNNNNNNNNNNNNNNNNNNNNNNNNNNNNNNNNNNNNNNNNNNNNNNNNNNNNNNNNNNNNNNNNNNNNNNNNNNNNNNNNNNNNNNNNNNNNNNNNNNNNNNNNNNNNNNNNNNNNNNNNNNNNNNNNNNNNNNNNNNNNNNNNNNNNNNNNNNNNNNNNNNNNNNNNNNNNNNNNNNNNNNNNNNNNNNNNNNNNNNNNNNNNNNNNNNNNNNNNNNNNNNNNNNNNNNNNNNNNNNNNNNNNNNNNNNNNNNNNNNNNNNNNNNNNNNNNNNNNNNNNNNNNNNNNNNNNNNNNNNNNNNNNNNNCGAGATCAAACCCACGTCGGTGCAATGCCGCTGTTGCTTTCTTCTCCAACCCAAATTTCGTTTTCAGATGACTGACATGCAACTACACTGTTAATTTAATAACGGCCTGATAAGTTTCTTCGAGACTTTGCGTCGCCAGAAATGCATTGTGATGTGGTTTTGCTCGATCAACAATTCAACATAGGATTCCAAGAAACAAACTGAATAATTCATGGCGATCGATCAGGTGGATGTTGTACATGAACGAGTGGCGCGCTGAAAGGGCAGCAATGGATTGGCGTTGTCCACCGTGACCGTGGGGGCTCGATCGAATCGATCATGCAGGGTTCACATCACGTGGCAGCCGACGGCGTTGTCTTCGTTGAAGTAGTCCGCGTCGAAGCGCGACGGCTGAGGCCGGACCAGCTGCTGCTGATGGGGAAGCTGCCACGGCATCGGCGCCGGGGGCGGAGGCGGCATCGCGTAGTACCCGCCGCCGTTGTAGTAGGACGGCGCCGTCACGTTCGCTGCCGCGTAGTACGGCATCGTCGGCATGTACTGCATGGGCACGGCCATGCTGGGCGGCTCGGCGCGGTTGTAGTTGTGGTGCGCCGCCGCCGGCGCGTGGTCGGGATGGGAGGGCTTGGCCTCGGCGGCGAAACCGTCATCTTCTTGTTTGAAGGCGCTCCCTTCGGCGCCCTTGGCCTTCTTGCCGTGATCATCGGCGTCACCGGCGGCGCCCTGGGCCTTCTTGCCGTGATCATCGGCGTCACCGCCGCCGCGCGCGGACTGCTGATGCTGGTGCGCGCACTTGCTGCATTCTTTCTTGGACGACGCCGCCGCGGGCTTGTCGCCGCTGTTGTCCTTGGCATCGTCCTTGCGCTTGCTCTTCTCGCCCGCCATCGCCGGCGCCATCGCAGGCCAATCACCGCCGTCGCGGTCCTTCCCGCCATCACCCTCGCGCTTCTTCGGCTGCTCGGGCACCGCCGCCTCGACCACCTCGGCGATCTTGCCGACCTTGGCGAGCTTCTTGACGAGCACCTTGGTGTCGACGTTGCCGACGACGGTGACCCGGTCGAGCGACGGGTGGATCTCCGTCCTGAGCACACCCTTGAGGTTCATGGCCTTCATCACCTTCCTCCTGCAGCCGTCGCAGCAGCTCACGTTCACCTTCAAATCAACTCTCTGCACACACACCACCACAAACCCGGTCAGAGGTGTTCATTCTTTCACAGCAAACACCATGGACGACCGAGCTCTGAATGTTAACCATACcttgagctcttcttccttagccATGGCGATGATGACTACGGCGCGGGAGCTCAAGAGAGGCGACCGATCGCTCTGGAGCTGAGTGAGTGAGTGATGAGGTGGGTTGGCTAGACAGTTGCCGCCCCGTATTTATACACCAGTGAACGAACACCGAACGCACATGTGCAGTGCAGAGAGCTCTTGCCACTGGACCAGTGTAGATACCCGGCCATACGTACACGGTCCGTCTGTTGATTCCTAGCTGTATTTACCAGTGCTATTTTAATCGTCTTAGCACAATGGAGGAGAGGGTATATACTGGGCACAACTCAATCATGTGTACTTGCAGTTCAAAACAATTGTGTACTTCAGTTGCATTGCAGCCGCTCGCCATGTTTCCTCTGTTCTTGCCCCAGCATCAGAGCAGAGCAGAGATATTATGCCGTGGCATCTTCACTGGCTACTGTAATAATATATGTGATGACCACATCTTTAGCTGGTACTACAATATTACTTCAACTGAAGGTTCTTTTCTAATGCATATATGTTatattcaaaaataaataaaaattgtgcGAGCTCAGGGCCCTTAATTTGAGATTATGTTGTTGACTTGCTGGGACATGGTTTATACAAAGTTGTAATTGCAAATGGTTTATGATATCTGCAGTTCACTGCTGAGAAGAGCATGGAAGCATTGTTCAGGCTGGCTGAATAGCCTGTCATACATCCTTCAGAAACAAATATACTAATTCCACTTCATGGCTCTCTAACCATCCATTTGATACAACTTTCGCAGCCATGTTACAGAGTATACAGCACAAAAGAGTAGAGGAGAGAGTACATTATACCGATAAATCTGACGGTATACATGTAGCCGCACCGGGAGCGATGATCTGGGATTCTGGGGGCAGCTACAAGTTGCACAGCTTTTAGGCCATGATTAATCACAGCCAGACGCACAAATACCCGAACAAATCTCGGCGATTAGTTTAATCCCAAGAATCAGCTCGCCATTAAGCATGGTACCAGCAGAGGAAAGGGGGAAGCCATCTGTATCGAGCCATCGTAAGTGCCTCACAGTCTAGCATAGGGAAGCATAAGGCATCTCACGCCATTAAACAAGGTTATATGCACCATAGCAGAGGACATCCTTTTCCACTTCCTTTCTTCAAGTTGTGCATCTGCAGCAAAGCAGTGATCAAATGGTCGCAAGATGCATAGTATCACTAGGAAGACAGGCGAGCGAAGGCAGGATATTCGAGGATCACCTTTTGATGAATACTTTTAGCAGATCTATGAATCAATTTTGAGAGTATGTCTGGTCGTGGTTCAGCATAGTATTAGTATTATAATACAGCCTATGCATTTGCTGCTGCCTCAGGCAATATGACAGGGCCCAACCATGAGGCATCCGGGTGCGGGTAATAAGCACCTTCGGCTGGAATTTGGACTCCGGGCATCTTCAGAAGTGCAGGGGCAGAACATCGTTTTCATGCAGCCATCCGAGCTTCATCGGGGTCTGGGATGATGATATCAGTCCTCATCATTGGCCGGTACTCTTCAGGTATTTCAGCTCCCGCCTGCACACATAGCTCGACGACGGCCGGAGCTTTGCCATAGAAACTCCTTAGGGAGGATCTGAGAGGAGGGCCAGTGGGGTCAGGGACATGCCACACATAGTTCGGTGGTATGACCTCATCCACAACAGCATCCTGCCACCCGTGCTTGCCGTCTCGCCACTGGTGCTTGAAAGCCCCACAGAGCTTCACATTGTGTCCCCATGGACCAACATGGACCTCAGAGCAGTACCCGCATGCTTTTACCGTATACTTGCTCATCAGCTGCGCAACACCCTGCCGGACATTGCAGTATGCTTTCAGTGTCCTCTCTGCATGCTCTTTCacattggttggcatgggtgtctggcCCTGTTGGTTGCTAAATGTGTCAAGCTCAGCAAGAAGAGATATACAGTCCTCCGATCGGTGTGGCTTAGGCTCATCGACAACTCCGCCACGGTCAATAACCTTCTTGCCAATCATCCGCACAGGAGCAGCCCGTCTCCTTGTGGGATACTGTGGTAGGTTGACACCAGCTTGAATGCATAGCTCAACAATTGCTGGAATCCTGTCAAAGTCAAACCTGGTGTCATGCTTGACCCTCCGGCCAAATGGGTCAAAAAGATGGTAAGATTCGATCGGGATGAGCACATCGTTGATGGATCCTCTGATCCAAGAGTGGTGACTATTTCGACGCTGGCTTCCTGAACCATAGCAATCTTGTATCTGGTGGCCAACTGGGCCAACATGGACTTGAGGGCATTTTCTACAAAATCATAAGACGGACATTAATATACAAGATACTTGCTGAATCATGTCACATGATAGTGATCGACGTGCCTATACAAGGGTCTTGAAACGTTAATGCATGTATAAACAGCTTATGACACAGATAAGAATTTCGTAATCACCTGCAACCAAAAACTGTAACAACATTCAAAAGCTGAGAGATGCCTCTGATGAGCACTTTCCAGTTATCAAGGACTTCATAGGCAACAGGGACAAGCTCTGGTAAAAGCAAACCGTTCTTTGGGGGCTCAAGAGGCTTCTCTATCCTCATCTGTGCAAGCCTCTTGTCTTTGCGGGAAGCTTGCAGCATCTTTTTAATCGGGACAGGAAAGGGCTTCTTTTTGTTCTTTGGGTGTAATTCTGGGAGATCAACATTTTGTGGTTGTTGCTGATACCTCTCATGCCTCTTGCTAGCAGGATCAGGAGAGTACTCACAGCATGTTACTGACCTTGCCCGGCCAACTCGTTGAGGTTGGGATCCTATCTGTGACAAATTGTAAACAAAAGGGATAAGTATAAACCGGTCACAATGCTTGCAAACACAGAGGTCACAATGCTTGCAAACAGAGAGTGAGCGTAAAACTCTTCGACTGCGGCAGCACTCCATCACAAATTCTTTTCGAGCATTCTACCAAAACCAAAATGACAGCAAAAACGGACCAACGGGCCGTTAATGGTAGTTATCTGCCAGAATGTAATCACAAAGATAATAGTGCAGACTAAAAGGGAATCTCGTAAAGCAAAATTCAATGTAAAATGGCACTGCAGCCTTCATAAGATATCCACAACTGAAAAATGATAGGCCCTATGAATCTGAATAATTTTTGTTCCTAGCTGGGTGTATAGAGATGATATACCTGTGTTGGTCTTTAATGTTACAGCAAAAACTCATTTGTCAATCAATATCAATAAGCTAGACAAAGGCATGGGAGTTAAAAGTGCGGCACAGGTGCTGAAAGAGTTTTTCTATTGAATAGCACCACAGTTCTAATGATTACCATTTATACGAGCAACACAGCATCATAAACATCCATTTTGATTACCTAGAATGGTTGGAGGGCACTTTTATATACTCAATTGGCTAACCTAGAGATGACATAAGAATCCATTCAAGCCTCTTGGCTGTCGTGTGATTGACTGGGAACTGATTGCATAGCGAGAGCAAGGAATCAATACCTTTACTAACTGGTTGGCCCTGGTTCCATTGATGCCTGTCAAGCTAAAACGAACGCCTGAATTGAAGATTCAAAGGTAAACTTTAGACACAATCATACAAAATTCTGACAATAATGTAAGAGTTAGGATATTGAAAAGGCAATGGAACTGTGGAAGGCAATGGGGATTATTGCTGGACAGTTAGAACCTACCCTTACAGTTAAGTATCTCCATGGCACAACCCCAGCCCCCCAAAAAGGGGCGCTGCTAAATTCAGCAGATACGGAGGGCAACTTAATGTGGGTTCAGTTGCTGCTTCGGTTGCCCGGATGCGGAGGAGGAGCAGACGATGCCGGTGGCGGAGGAAGGGCGGCAGCGGCGCCGGCAAAGCAAGAAGAGAAACTATTGGGTAAGCTCGAGGCGCCGTCTCCTCGCGCGCGTCCGTAGGCAGGGAGCGCTACTGCCGAGCCCAGCGGAGAAACTATTGGGTAAGTCGCGGGCACGGAGGCTACACTGGAGAAGAGGACGCTGGAGGAGGGTGGAGTTTTGCTTTACGCACCAGTGGgcagtggccggagttgacgggcgGCGACGAGCGTTGCACGAGTGGCGGAGAGAGATAAGAACAGCAAGAGTGAAAATATCTCCGTTTGTTATTCACACATGGCCCGTAGGTCTGCCTGATACACAGGCTCAGCAATTTCGGGAAATGGGCTGCAATTTGGGGAAATTGGGCCGGCACACTCGGTTAAAAGAAAGAGCATGGCTGTTCCACTCGGACTCGGTTAAAGAAAGGGAATTCCTATTTGCCCGAGATCACTTTCAGAGCCCCCAAGCTACCCACGGCTTCGTTGTTAGGTTCATTGCTGAACTAGATACACTGAAACCCCAGGGTCCAGGGCGGGGAAACACTCCGGCGTCGGGCCACCCTGGCCAGCGCCGGCCAAAGAAGCCACCAGCGGGTAATTGCAAGATTCATGTAGATGCTAGAGTATTGACTAGAAGAGGAGGATCAGCAGCGGCTGTATGCAGGGATGCGTGGGGAAACTATATGGGCAGCTCGGCCTTGGTTATCGAGGGTGTGGTAGACCCAGCCACCCTTGAGGCAATTGCATGCCGGGAAGCTTTGTCTCTTGCTGAAGATTTGGGCATCCAGAGCTTTGTTGTCGCGTCGGATTGCAGCCAAGTTGTATCAGATATCAACAGGAGATCACATGGGACTTCTGGAGCGATCATTGAGGAGATAACTATTATCATCTACTTTTCAGTGTAAATTTATTTTTGAGAGTCGTGCTGTTAATTATGAAGCAATTAGATTAGCCAAGTTTTCATTATCTAGAGGTCCGAGGCGCCATGTGTGATTTGGAGTGCCTCATGACCAAAGATGTATCCCACTACTGTGGAATTTCATGAATAAAACTTGGTTTTACCCTTAAATTTTTTTTGCCCGAGATCACTTGTTAAGGGTTATTACTGGTAAAGATCACTTTCCAGACGCTCACAAGTGACGCATTACATGTACGCCATTTATCCTAATCTTAATTTAGGAGTTTCTCTTTCTTttagatttatttattaaaaaaaCTCTCTTGGACTGTGTGTCCAAATCCTGATCAGTTTTTACCATTAGACTCGCGTCAAGATCTTTAAAACTAGACCACATGTTAATAGGTTTTAACTAACCTtttaataataataaaaacaaaTACGAAAATATCCGATAAAAAACAAAAACTGacgaaaaaatgaaaagaaaaacaaagacaGAAACACGCTtgcggtttttcaaaaaaaaatcattttcAAGAAGCACAACTTGTTTTGTTTTTCAGAAGTACGGATCTATGTCTTGACTAGAAGCAAATTTGTGCTTCTCGTGGACACATATATTTTCTCTTTCCGAGAGGTACAGTTGCGCTTCTCATGGAAATAAATCTGTGACTCCACGAGAAGCAAATTTGTGCTTCTCACAAAAGCACATATTTTCTCTTTTCgagaagcacaattgtgcttctcgcggaagcaaatctatGCTTCTCATGAaagtatatatttttttcttttttcaagaAGCACGTGCTTTCACAAGAAGCAAATATGTGTTTCTCGTTAAGGCATTTTTTTCCCATGCAAAAAAAGTTCACGCAGTTGTTTTCTCCAAACCCTAGGGAAAATCAGGTGAAACCCCAAAAAAGCCCAAAAAGCCTAGAAAAAACCTATCTTAAACCCGGAAACGCGTATTGAAATTTTTTAAAAAATCTAGAGGGAGCGCCCAGCACATCACATGTGGTGGTGGCTGGACGCACCACTTGGCATGCTCCCAAGCCACTAAAAGTTACCCCTGGAGGTCCCCAGCAAGAGGTAACCTTCAGAGCACAAACGCCGCCCACTGAGGTCTGAGGATAGATGTCATCGGCAAGATAGTATTCCATGTTGTAGTATCTGTCGTTGACAGTGTAGTTGCACGGCGGTGATTCCCAATTGCAAAGCTTCCTGAACACCGGAGATCGTTGATGTCGTTATGAGAACCCGACATttcaaagaaagcatgccaaatccataagtcgtgtgatgccaccgcttctagTATGATGGTGGTCTTTTTGGTGTGACCTTGATACTTTCCCCGCAAATCTTAGGGACAATTTTTTattgccaatgcatgcaatcaattgatATGAACATTCCTAGAAATCCCAGGCATCTCCAATAGCCAACAACTTCTTGTCATGCACATTTGGTTTTCTGAGACACTCAGGTCCAAACACCTCCGCCACGGCGCAGCAAACCTGACAGTAGTCTTCAGGCATGTGCTCTCCCTCATCCTGACCATCTCACCAACGACATCTGCAATagtaccaagtgcaagcatcctcaGAGCAGTCATGCACTTCTACTTGGCAGAGAAAGAGAGTTGTCAGCAACAATCCCTTGTGAGTTTGAAGTAGTCATCGTGTGCCTCCACTCGCTCCACAATGCGCAAAAACAATGGTTTCCACATGCGAAACGGCGAGGAAACCATGGATCATCCAGGAAAATAGGCTTGGGAGTAAAGTAGTCCCTGTGCAGTAGCTTTGCCACGGACAACTCTTCTCCCTTTGATTGTGCCCTTGAACTTGAGAATATGCTCCGCTTGCCggtccatttcctcttgcatgctcatgagcatgattATGTCCACTTCTTCGTCTGAATCCGGGGAATCGAATGACTCATCTTGAATCATTTGATCAAAGCTCCGTTGGTCCATACTCCTCGTCGGACAAAGCATCGGAATCCATCATTTTCCCTAATAAAATCACAAAAAA is a window of Triticum dicoccoides isolate Atlit2015 ecotype Zavitan chromosome 2B, WEW_v2.0, whole genome shotgun sequence DNA encoding:
- the LOC119365347 gene encoding SKI family transcriptional corepressor 2-like; protein product: MAKEEELKRVDLKVNVSCCDGCRRKVMKAMNLKGVLRTEIHPSLDRVTVVGNVDTKVLVKKLAKVGKIAEVVEAAVPEQPKKREGDGGKDRDGGDWPAMAPAMAGEKSKRKDDAKDNSGDKPAAASSKKECSKCAHQHQQSARGGGDADDHGKKAQGAAGDADDHGKKAKGAEGSAFKQEDDGFAAEAKPSHPDHAPAAAHHNYNRAEPPSMAVPMQYMPTMPYYAAANVTAPSYYNGGGYYAMPPPPPAPMPWQLPHQQQLVRPQPSRFDADYFNEDNAVGCHVM
- the LOC119365348 gene encoding APO protein 1, chloroplastic-like — encoded protein: MEILNCKGVRFSLTGINGTRANQLVKIGSQPQRVGRARSVTCCEYSPDPASKRHERYQQQPQNVDLPELHPKNKKKPFPVPIKKMLQASRKDKRLAQMRIEKPLEPPKNGLLLPELVPVAYEVLDNWKVLIRGISQLLNVVTVFGCRKCPQVHVGPVGHQIQDCYGSGSQRRNSHHSWIRGSINDVLIPIESYHLFDPFGRRVKHDTRFDFDRIPAIVELCIQAGVNLPQYPTRRRAAPVRMIGKKVIDRGGVVDEPKPHRSEDCISLLAELDTFSNQQGQTPMPTNVKEHAERTLKAYCNVRQGVAQLMSKYTVKACGYCSEVHVGPWGHNVKLCGAFKHQWRDGKHGWQDAVVDEVIPPNYVWHVPDPTGPPLRSSLRSFYGKAPAVVELCVQAGAEIPEEYRPMMRTDIIIPDPDEARMAA